GGGgaaaaaagtggattggccatatAAGACTACTTgaagaggtacctagtacaagtatatacCCACacttaataatttaaaaaaatttctcAACAgtagctggtctactttattgtatgattattaattagttaattattttgtatataagtttttgctatgtaattgcaaatttgttaaattctttttgtacagatcaggctttacaggctccttgagcctttatcacctgtaacacaaatactaaatactaatactaatactagtaTAGAatgttgtgaagtgtataaaattccaagaagagttggattccCTTGGGTCCCCTGGTCCCGGGTGCTTGGttcctgggtccactgtttttacctaacCGTTTTGAGCATATAGAACTTTAAATTGAATACACATATAAAGTGCTTCCAAGAAATGTTATTATTAAGTTACACCTTCCTTAATTAGAGCACTAATAAAAATTAAGCCCTATTAAACCATTCATCAAAGGAAAAAGAACAGGTTGTATAAAGGTCCTAGTGCTCATTGGCTGAAGTTAAACTCCAGCTGTTGGCATTAAAACCCAaaagcatttaaaaactatttgCATTGGCCTCGCATTGATAGCAGTAATTACCACCATGAGTCGATATAATTATACCCTACACTATAAAGTCATGTATGCTCTTCTGACATAACTGAAAGGCCAGTCAAAttatctgtacatttactgtAACTTTTACCTGTACATGTAGTCTCAATATCACTCCAGCTTCCATTACTGAGGCAGATCCTGTTATCACTACcggttagctcataaccagtgatacatgtaaaattacaaatgtcttcataggaaggaactccatcatctcccagtgaacaattaaTGGTTCCATTATTAAGATCAGTAAGTGTTGGACAGGAGACTATAAATTTATATATGCATTATTAATAAGGATTTATAGCCACCTACACAAAGCTCACCTCTTCTACAGTTAATCTTAGCACCtctccagctcccatcactctgacaattCCTAGGGTTACTACCAGTTAGATCATAACCAGTATTACATGTGAAAcgacaagtgtcttcataggaaggaattCCATCATCTTccagtgaacaagtgattgTCCCATTATTAGGATTAGTTAGTGATGGGCAAGACACTACAGGATGATTAATATATTATCACATGATTTATGCTATACTGAACTAATCTACACTTCTGTAAATTGAGCCACATTCTTTCTACACTGAAACTGTAAAGCTGATGTGTATAAGTAATGGTAATATTCTGCTATACAATTACTAATACCACATTCAAACATTATAATGATTATTATAAAGGACAGAGACAAAGCTTAATTTGCAGCAACATTTACATGTTTCATAAACTGTTACAGTGCTGCTGGTAATTTTAATATCACTTCAGAAACTGTGTAGTCAGTTTGCATACACAGTCTACATCACTGCAGCAGTGATATGTATTGTAacttcaggggtggatccaggagctggcaaggggaggggcacaaacaaactaaggttggggagagccagattctcttgttagttgctgcatttttgaagcaacaaataatcacctcttagtagtatctcactgttgatttttgccattttggcctttgcagatggttgtgaagtcttaaaagctgtttaaaggctttgaatgtcttaaacaacagcaacatgataattagtttagaggtgcttagtatgcaCGAGGGTTCTGGGTCactatttcacagctagtttgactttggtttgcttcgGTTTCAGGAaaatttgtaataaattctagtaaaatgtacatattttcatgagttgtataaattgatcttggcctgacataaagtttagtattttaatcataagtacagcatggctggctcctccacaaggtgaggaagggggggaatttgccccaaatttccatcctggatccaccattgaacTTTGCAGTTGCACATAATACATTTGACACAATTATGTGAGCATAAACAAAAATCAAAGTTACCTCTACTACATGTGGTCTCATTGCCACTCCaacttccatcactctgacaggtcctagtgacACTACCGGtaagctcataaccagtgttacatgtgaaactacacgtgtcttcataggaaggaactctaTTAtttcccagtgaacaagtgatcattccattactaggatcagtaagtgatgAACAAGTAACTAAAAAGCATAAAAgtgacataataataattattatacattaaATGCCTTATATAACTTTTGTATGGTTTCCATAAATATTTTACGTGATCATATGCAAACTTTTATTGTAGTAGTAGCTTTATATACATTAGAAGTCTATGTCAAAAAATGACAGTGTGTTAGTTTCATCCTATCATCAATGGTGCGTAGTATACAATAAATCGTATATAGCTCTGCTAAatgtatatatcatacagtatggtagtactgtatattagggatcattttctagccaaaaatatcatcctaaaaccagcctcaatttccaacttggcagtattggttaggtacagccaagcccaaaatgtCTTCACACCAACCCCAACCCtattatggaattttaaaaattttcctatacaacagaattttattctgactaattAACTaattccttcagccaagcataactcaacaatggatatagctacaggcttgatttcttcactgtttgacattgcttcatcctgaAATGTGATTTTTTGCccaccgcagtatgtacaatacacacatcatggactggcctttgtcctcctttgtgttccagttcttttcgctgacaatgccgacaaggtgttgattcgtgaTAGTGtgatgtggcttccctgtggctgtgttgcccatttttttctgtagcaactggattgattgcagagatgcttcttgtactgttcttcgattgtaatgctgtgtaacagactgAAATAGGTGGAAGCGAAGTATAATGGCCACCGTTCAATCTCAAGTTGTTAGGACTAGTGAATCGGCCCtatttttcgtggtgactggattgactgcTTATAGTGCTGTATAACAGGGCGAACATAGCTGATAGCAAAGTGTAAGGCCtgcttcacttttgagtcagtaattgatacttGCAaggggcacacattcagacgaaaacattagccatccttcttttgatgtgggttcaaccagtcataataatgttaaaaaaataaacaaaaaattagaaattttaagggatcatagaaacaaaaagtaaggaaacttAATTCAaactaaattttaataacgacaattcaggtgaatttggtgccaaaatcAATTGGCACCAagtttacctgaattgtcgttattaaattttttaccattaacctaccatcattatttcttggctgccaccttggatttcgcttcttttttcaccatagcctttttggggctgcactctttttttacaacttggctgttatGGATTAGACACTACTTTAcacaaaaaataataataaaatgatttttaaGAATTGAATTATGTATAAAAACGATAATATAAACAGCTAAATACAGGAATTTTAAagctgtgtatgcatgcataattattattaggcTCAATCATCAACCACAAAGCTAATGAATAATACACAGTATTGCACATTTGCTCACTACAGTTATATGTATAGCCACATACGTATACATAACTGTTTTGCAAAAGTTTTCTTAGCATTGTTTAGCATACTTTTAGCATCCCTATGTGATTGTCTAATGCTTATATACTCCATACTAAAAACCCCAAGCTGCATTTGCAGAAGGTGAAATTTATAAAGATCCTAATTATGACAAACTCGAGAGACACAATTTGTAAAGAATTTTAGTGAAACAGATTTCAAGTATAAAACCTTTTAAACTGCTGCTTTCAAGAACTAGTACTTTTAAACAAAAACCAAAAAATAGTGACATTATATTCATAAATAGTCAGAGAACAAAAAGAGTGTACCACTACAATGTTATATCATACAGTgcgatagtatcatacagtgcgatagtactgtatagtagggaccacaaaggtttggcatgacacatgaaaaaacatcacccaaaaaccagcctcacttttccctgatgacgatgagacAGTGTTGGTCacgtaaaactaagcccaaacaagccttcagatcaacccaaaatgctttcaacaacttgctaaaaatatatattaaatggaattttctatagTGACTGATTAAGtagctgactgatgccttcagacaagtgtaactcgataatgctAAGCTATggtcttgattttttcactgtttgacgtcgcttcagccggacatgtgccttttggcataccgcagtacgtacaatgcattcttcatggacttaccggtgtcctcctttgtgtcccattcatcatttgctgacaacaaaatgtgtcgatttggcggtaacgtgtaatggcttcccttcataatggaaattgtctgtatttttcatagtggctactttgattgcagaggtgctattcaaacagttcttgaatcgtaatgctgtgtaatgggttgaacatagctgataatgaagcgtaacggatacttcacttttcagacaataattgatagctggggcacggtGCCATTTATTTCTTTCGatttggtatgcgtgggttcaccagtcatcataattttattttacaaaaaaagttagcaaacaagtgcacaaaaaaattgtaatttcaactagagaagggaccatagcacatcaataagaAGTACCGAAACTAGCTAGAGTAGTGCACCAcataaacaataagaagtgttatatccctgcagcgctcaagataccataatggaaatacacagtaggaatataaaactttttattgttttactatgatttaatatcgtgcactactccagcttgtttcagtattttcatcagtgtgctatggtccctactctagtttaaaattccaatcTTTTTATGTACTTGTATGTAGTAAAATCAAATGCATCTGCAAAATATGTGCAGTATGGTGATATCCTCCTGTtatatacttacatacatatatcactatatataattgtatagctatgtacatgtaatttatAAGTCACTTACCCTTTGTACACATCCAGCTGCTGCCAGTTGCCCTCCATGCTACTCCACCACCGAAGACATTACACTCATATAATGGGTTTCCTCTACCAACAAAACCTTCTTCACATTGCAGATCACATCTTGACAGGTATGTCCTGCTATGGCAATGAGTCAGCAAGCTGTTCATTGGTAGTGATGATGACGAACACTCCATGATTGAACAAGACACAGTTGATCCACTCCAACTACCATCATACTGACATGTTCTCTGGGAACTACCACTTTGCcgataaccagtgttacatgtaaaaCGACAAGTGTCTTGGTAGGAAAGTATTCCATCATCTCCCCGGAAACAACTAATCACTCCATTATTAAGATTTGTTAAAGGTGGACAACGGACTATATAGAACTCGATTAAACTACCACAGGATAAATACAGAATGCTCACCTCTTCTACACATGGTCTCAGTACCATCCCAATTCCTgttactctgacaggtcctaatGACACTACCAGTTCACTCATAGCCAGTGTTACACCAGAAAGTACAACGATCTCCATAATTGTTTGAACAGGATGATTTCCTTCCATTAATAGGATGAGCAAGCGATGGACAGCTAACTAATGTTATACACATTCAATGGTTTACTTCTACTACAACCTTATGTATAGATATACTACATGAAATGCTACTTGAAACATTATATCCTTATAACTGCACAGATGGTAATTTATGTGGTTAGATTTTATATAACAGATGCttggcagtggcggatctagaaaggTTTTGGTAATGTCGACAGAAACCCCTTTCAGAATTTCACTTCTAAAGTGACGCTGAGTAAGCCATTCTTCTGTTTTAAATAGCTCTTTATCTCATAACAGTAACATTTAACTTACAAAATGTATTCTTTTTCACCTCAGAGGTCAACTAGATCAAATGCACAGGAGCTCATCTGCTCactcaataattattttttcagGGGGTGTTGTTTCTGCGTGAGTtcaaaataaaaataacaaaAGAGAAGAGACCCTAATGAAAACATAACGCAAGAAAACCATTATCTTTCTTTGATAAAAGAGCAAGAGCAAGTAAGGATGTCTAAATAGTAGCATAATGgtgtagctacataactatAGCTACTAATGTTATGGCTACTAATTATGCAATAGCTTTATGGAGAAATATAATACACCTCCCAGACACCtcctttcaaaaatcctagatctgccactgcttgGTTTAGTACATGTGAACTTGCAATTTATACTGAGCTATCTGCACATTCAAGTttctatagctagttgtagtTATACAAAATAATCATGGCTTTATACATGTGGCAAGATATTCAATGCAGTGATTAATCGCAGTATATGTTTGTAATCCCATAATGTAGCTAGTCTGAAAGTAGTGAGTTACATACATTTCCCATAGTTAACTTGCTATGGTGTATTTGTGcattttttaaatatatatttcTTTTGTACTTCTGTTCTCCTACCAATGTTAGTTATAACTGAGAGTCAAGCACTTAGTGAAATATTGCACACAACTTAGGGGTGAATCAGAAATCGCTCATACAGGTTAGCCTCTAAGAGTTAAGGTCGGAGATCTAGCTAGGGTTAAGGCTCTCATGTATATTAATCAATATACTGAAATCACTAAACTTGTTAGAAACTTCAAAAAATTTATATAAATTTTGAGAAGTGACAGATCTCTCGATCATAGCAACACAGTCAGACATATGTGACTGTGTTATGCATCAAAGCCACTCCATGAATGCGGATATCTAATAAGCAGTGAAAGTTCAAACAGTTGTGCTCTGAACTTTTGATCTGTATATACCTGCATGTAGTATTATAATACTCACATTTGCTCACCTTTACTACAACTGGTGCTACCACTACTCCAGCTCCCACTAATAAGACAAGTTCTGGTGTTATTACCAGTTAaatcataaccagtgttacatgtaaaaCTACAAATAGTTGCATAGTAATGACTTCCTGATCCACAAGTATTCCTTCCATTAGTAGGATAAGAAATAGAAGAACAAGTAACTACAAAGGTATAGATGTAACTCATGTAAACATTCTACCTGCACTCTCTTTTAACAATATACTTTAATTACAGCTACTTGTATAAATGAGTACATTTCACATAAAAAATCCAGACTTATTACTACACTGTATTCAATAGGATTTTGTACTTATCACCAATAATAATTACTGGTGGTCCGGTGGAGaacacaatttcagtaaagtCACAAAATATTCACCACTTGTACATCTAGTTGTAGAGCCACTCCATCCTCCATTACTTTGACAGGTTCTAGTTTCACTACCAGTTAGCCTATAACCAGTACTACATGTGAAAAAACATTTGTCTCCTTCAGAACGAGCTCCATCACTTCCTAGTGAACAAATGATCCTCCCATTTGTAGGGTTAGAAAGAGAATAACATGACACTGCATAAAAGAATATTATAGTAAAGTGGTGAAAGTGAAAGTAGTGTTTTATGATTTTGTTACCCATTACCACATTTAACAGCAAGCATATTTACAGTGGTATTTGATCATCAAGATGATATGTTTTAAAgaattattacataatattattatatctATTGTACTAAATTCCTTGAGTTCAAAGTGTAGACACCCTCTAGCACACTGTAGGTATTCAggtaacacatgtacacacaatattTTCGCTAACGGTGGTACAGCATAATTATAGTACAAGCATACAACTGTAGTTGACACAGGGTGTGCATGGGCTGTTAACTCTTTATtctcataattcatgaattttgAATGATTTCAATGAACTAAGATTTATTTTAAATAGCAAAGTTTAGTTTATAGGAGCTATATTGTAAAGATACTGACTCAGCACACATCATGTGCAATATCATAATATCACTACTGCTAACTAGTAATTGGCAAGAAGTTGTAGATGAAAATGTATACTACACACTATCAGAGTTTCCGTTCACAACCCTATCATAATATCCATGAACAGTAATGAGTTATTGGCAAGTGTCTCAGTGTCAAAAAAATTAGAAACAGTTTATACAGAGCAGCTTATCAAAATGATTTGCATTACAAGATCAATAAAATTTACAATTCAACTATTAGCCCATGTCATGCCATGCCCTATTAGGCATTCAATGCATGGATTCTTGCTTTGGCTCCTAAgtaaacaccttgtacagggTCTTCCTTCTGTCCTCGAGTGCCCAACTGGTGAAGTATATATAGTTAGTAAAAACACAGCACAGTGTACAGTGTACTCTTAATcttcagttacagtatgtaGTTATCGCATTGTCTTATCCTCAGTGTTTAGCATAAACAGTAGTCCTAAATAATAGTGTTGGAAGGGTAAACAATGcatgatataattataatgaatgataattatttttgatgAAAGTGACACTCTAGAGCAAGGAAATTTGAAACTTATTGTGAGATTTTTGTTGAACAAAACATTAATTAGCATATTATTGTAGAAAGATATGGCAGGTTTTAACTGACAATGTGCCACTCATTCAGTTAGATTTTCCTTTCGACACCTCCTGCATACATGGAGCTATATAAcagctatgtatgtatttacCTGTTTGACCTGAACATTGTACACTACAGATCAACACTATCATAACATAGATGAGCTCCATGTCTACAAAATGTATAAATCTATATACAACAGATATATACAATATTATGTATTTACAACATTCAGACTGTCATAAAAGTTATGCCTAGTGTAATTAATTATTGCATGGTGTACAATTACTAGATCTGACTTGAGATATCAGATACTGCAGCTTCCACTCATGTACACATGAAAATTAATATCAATCAAGCATTTAATACCACAACTGGATTCTATGTAGCTACCTCAATAGACTGCCAATAGTTTCATCTTGTttgtggattgattgcagaggtgcttctcctactatTCTTCATCTGTAGCACTGCATTaactggctgaacatagcttaaagtgaagtgtaatgactAATTTCAAGTCACTAATTGATAGCTGGGCTGtgcgttcagacgaaaacattactCTTCTGCCATCCTTTTCTTTGatacagtatgcatgggttcaccagtcataataatgttacaaaaaagtaaacaaggaaaattagaaattttaagtttgattagggatcataaatataaagtagggaaacaagggaggtcgcctacacctgcagatatatgctactagtgaagatttgatccctaattcaaACATGGATAtatggattaaatgttcactagtagcatatactgtatct
This portion of the Dysidea avara chromosome 12, odDysAvar1.4, whole genome shotgun sequence genome encodes:
- the LOC136240333 gene encoding E-selectin-like yields the protein MCRRVRCPPLTNLNNGVISCFRGDDGILSYQDTCRFTCNTGYRQSGSSQRTCQYDGSWSGSTVSCSIMECSSSSLPMNSLLTHCHSRTYLSRCDLQCEEGFVGRGNPLYECNVFGGGVAWRATGSSWMCTKVTCSSLTDPSNGMITCSLGNNRVPSYEDTCSFTCNTGYELTGSVTRTCQSDGSWSGNETTCSRVSCPSLTNPNNGTITCSLEDDGIPSYEDTCRFTCNTGYDLTGSNPRNCQSDGSWRGAKINCRRVSCPTLTDLNNGTINCSLGDDGVPSYEDICNFTCITGYELTGSDNRICLSNGSWSDIETTCTALVDDSSALGAAVGGTVGGIVFLLIAISVLLLIIVWMRGKLQLNNKKSSNNTTVPGSAIPVDPHDVSKPQKENDEDLFGWFGKPPPRHDTKKHVKMNANPSYGKVTTEETNTTDSQVTTGSNVAITPNPAYGGVA